A window of Rosa rugosa chromosome 7, drRosRugo1.1, whole genome shotgun sequence genomic DNA:
TTGGACATGATTGTGCTGGAACCTAATTACCATGATGGCATCACTGTGGCTAACCTTGTGAAAATTACTGTTGTGAATGACATCAAGAACTTCTCAGTTTATGGGGTTAGTGTGTGAGGAGGAAGGTGATCTAATCCCAGGTTTGTTAGAATTTAAATATATAGGTATTTGGTCTTCAATAAGGTACAGGATAAGCTTACAGAAATGTTTTTTTGATTGGATGTTACAAAAGAGGGGGAGTGCCCTTTGctgatattatttatttatttatttgttttactgAGAAGGATATCTTAGTTCTGGAGATGGTCTGAACACGTAGTTTTAGTTGCATTTTCCATGTAATGTGATTTGGAGTGTGCATGGCGAAAAGTTTGATACTAAAATGACTCTGTCATCAACATAGAGAATTCAAATTTCTTAGTGGTAGCCAATCCCATCTTCTAGATGCATGTTCCTCTTATGCTTGTTAGTTGCCACTCTTGTTCAATGCAGAACTGTgcatcttttttgttttggaaaaatgcagaaaaaataaaatgactGGAGTTCTGTGTGAGTTAGCTATCAGCTGTGAGATTTGCACAAAATATTTACTTCGAGGGTTATAAGGATGATGTGAAATTTCTTTGGGTGCTTTTCAAGATATAACATATATCTCCATTTCTGCTTTCTATAACATGTTCACCGAGTTATCtatactatgaattgttttgtcATGTGATTGGTGCATTAGCAGTTCATTTCATCAGAGCCTATTTCCTTGTGCGAGGATAATTcaccccatttttttttttttatgtaaggAGATAactgtctttttcttttttccttcctctttgggaATAGGGAAGACAAGGGCAAGAGATGCTGCGTTAAATGCCATTCAATCACCTTTATTAAATATTGATATAGAGAGGGCTACTGGAATTGTCTGGAACATAACTGGTGGAACTGATTTGACACTGTATGAGGTACCACTTCTTCTGATTGGCATAAAAACTTATTACCAGAACTTCCTGAATTCCAATATAATTATTCCCCATCTACTGAATTCTCCAAGTTGTGGTTTTTACTCACAGTCTGTTATGAGACATCTCTCTTCTGCTACATTCTAATTTTGGGTTTTCTTATAGGTAAATGCTGCAGCCGAGGTTATATATGATCTTGTTGATCCAACAgcaaatttaatatttggagCAGTGACAGATCCATCACTCAGTGGTCAAGTAAGTTTTGTTGCTTTCTCTAAAGTCTGCAATCCTACCCTTGGCACATTATGACCTGATCACATCTGCATTAGTTCAACCCCATAATATCTTACTGTACCAGTAATGTAACAAAGAGGATAATCCAATTGATGGGAGAGTTCTTGTGAGGACTTAATGAGGACTTTCAAATCAACGGTTGGATGAGTGttttaaaatttaattaaaatattattttttcaatCCAACTGTTTTTGAAGTCCTCATTAGAGAGAGAACCCCATCAATAGATATATGCTTTTACTTGTTCCCTTTTCTTGAAAATCTACTTGCCAGAAAGGAATTGCATTCGTGCATCTAAAGGCATATTTTATACCTTAATTTTCTCATTACTAGGTATAACTATAAGCAAATAGATGATATATCCTAGTATGTGGTGGTATTTAGTTTGAGAACCTATTAAATGTCATGTTGCTTGTCTTGGTTTCATTCAGGTTAGCATCACTCTAATTGCTACTGGATTCAAATGCCAAGAAGAAAGTGATGGGAGGCCACTCCAGGTATTCCTCATAGCTCACTCTATCTCACTTTCTCCATAAGCCTCCCGGCAATTTTATTAAAATACCAAATTGCAGGCACAAGGAGACATTACCCTTGGAATCAATCAAAGACCTTCCTCCTTCTCAGATGGTAGTTCAGTTGAGATTCAAGATTTCTTGAAGAAGAAAGGACGCTCACGTTATCCAAGAGTTTGAAATGCTTCCTTTTTATTCCAATGAGTGCCTTATCTGAGGCCTCCCAGCCTCTTCATTACCACATCAGCATCAATCTGAGGAATTTAAGTATGCCTCTTTAGAAACTAGATGATAGATCCTCGATATGTCATTTGTTAGTACTTAGTAGTGGTTTCTAGCCTTCATATATTAGTGCACACTCGTTTGAGTATTATGTCTATGTTCTCCTTTGTTCCCTGAGTATTTGAATAAAAGCCATTGGCGTGTATAGAGTTTTCTATCTAGGAAGTGAGGATAGAACCTATGGAGAAGCATGAATTGCTTTGCTTCAGAGAAAATTCTTCTTTGTTACTTGGTATCTGATTTTAATTTCAGCTTTATTTTATTATCTTCTCAGAAACAGACGCCATATACATTTCTGCAAAGCAAAATAAATTGATGGGTAAACATTCAGCATTTTTCCTAGTCCATGATTCTTGTGGCTTTCACGAGAGAGAAGAAGGAAATGTAACTGGTTCCTGTCTCTACCTGCCTTCAAACCTGGAGGGCTGGAGATATGAATCTTGATGAAGAATCTCATCACATATCACCTGAGAATGGCTACCAAACAATCACTTGATCACTTGTCACTTCATCTCAATATCTTATCAAAAGGAGATTCTTGGAGCTTATTTGTGAAGGAAGCAAGGAAGTCTTTTGACAAATCTTCCAATTTCTATGTTGTAGCGAGAGAGGTGGTTAGAGAATGTGCGGGTCTACCAATTGCTTCGATAGCTTCGAGATGAAGCTTTGGACGGATGGAAAGAAGCTGCTCGACGGCTGAAAGTGTCTCAACCTCCCAACCCTGAAGATGAGGGAGATGTGTTCAAATGCATAAAGTTAAGCTATGATTACTTGAAATCTGATGATTCCAAATCATGCTTCTTGCTTTGCTGCCTGTTCCCAGAAGATTATGATATCCCAATTGAATACTTGGTCCAGTATGGAATTGGGAAAGGAATGTTTCAAGACTCCACAACATGCTAGAAGCCCGCGCCACAACATATTTAGTGGTGAAGGCCCTTAAAGATTCTAGCTTGCTTTTGGACGCTAGAGCTGACGGATGTGTAAGGATGCATGATGTCATTCGGGATATTGCAATATTAATGACATCATTATCTGAAGACGGCCAGCGGTTCTTGGTGAAAGTTGGCTTTGAACTGAAGAATTGGCCAAAGATTGATGCACATAAAGGCTACTGTGCAATCTCACTAATGAAGAACAAAATTTGCAAGCTAACCAAAGAGTTGGTATGTCCAAATCTCCAGATTTTATTACTACAGCACAATGCTTCTCTAAATGAGATCCCAAAATATTTTTTCCAAAGTCAAAATGAATTAAGAGTCTTGGATCTTAGCCACACTTGTATTCATTACTGCCCCAATCAATGAGTTTCCTAACCAATCTTCAAGCTTTGTACTTAAATTATTGCCTGAACATAATTGACATGTCTGTAATCGGAGAACTTCACAAGCTTGAGATTCTTAGTATGAGAGAAAATGCTCTGAAAGAAATGTCAAGAGAAATAGGACAGTTGACCAATCTAAGGATGCTGGATGTCAGTGCTCAATGTATTCGCACAATTCGATCTAAAGTGATATCAAAGTTGCATAAATTAGAAGAACTGTACATGCAATGTGGATTTTGGGATTGGGTTAGTAAAATTGATGGAGAAGGACAAAAAACTAATATTGGCTTTGATGAAATAGCTGGTTTATCATATTTAAGCACTTTGAAAGTTTGCATATCAGATGCAAATTGCATCCCTAAAAGTGTTGAGGTCGAACCGAATTGGGTTTACTTCGATATTAGTACTTGCCACGGCCATATTTCAGAGAGAATCATTGAGAACTTTCGATCTGATGATTCTGGCCATAATTGTAGATCCTTGAGTCTTAGTAGAACTGATACAACCATAGGAGCCTTTCCGGACTGGTTTGTCAACACTGCGGTAAAGAATACTGAGAGGCTGCGTTATGAAGAATGCAAAGGCTTAAGTAACATTCTTGTGGAATATGACCATGGGAGGTTACATGGACTGAAAGTTCTCTCTGTAATTGGTCGCTGTGAGAGCCTGAAAGAGTTGATGAACGCCATAACATGTGTTCCTGATAAGCCTGTGTTTGAGAACATGGAAGAGTTGCATCTGAAAGAGCTGAATGACCTGGAGGAGTTATGTGTTGGTGAGTTACCACCTGGATCTCTCTGCAGTCTGAAATTATTGGAGGTCCGTCGGTGCTGTAACTTGGGGAATGTACTGTTGCCATCAAAATTATTGCAGAAACTACCAAGTCTGGAAAAACTACTCTGTTCTGATACTAAAGTGGAATATTTGTTTGGATGTGAAGGATTTGAGCCAGATCAAATAAATCTGAGAGAGATGGAGTTACAGGATCTACATGTTGTAAGAGGAATATGTAATGGTCCTGCTCCACGTTGAATGTTCCAGACTCTAAAGGATTTGGTCATTCATAATTGCAACTTCCAGGGAAGTCTCTTCACATTTGATGTAGCTTATTGTCTTTTTCAATTGGAAACCCTTATTGTGTCTCGATGCAATCGAAGCAAGGAGGGAAACATTGAACAACAAGAAGACCATTCTTTCAAAATTGAAGAACTTATAATTGGAATATCTTCCAATGTTGTACAAGGGAAGTGGTGCTATTGATTTTGAGTGTCCTTCATTGGAAAACTTGCGTCTGGAGGACTGCCCCCACTTGTCATTCCCATGCTCTGCTTCTGACTACTTCCACAGCAGGAACCAAGTCGTTTTCAATGATGTTCGTCAGCAGAGACCGCTTTCCAAACCGGTAGTGTTAAGGTATGTCGCTGGGTCTTAAACTGTTatattcatttttccttttctcttatAGTTTGCTTATATAATTGGTAGGCTAGTTTGAGTTCCTGCTAGTAAAACAAACAGAAATAATGGGCTTTTTTCGTACATTATTTATTTGCTTTCTCAATATATCTTAGAGATTATTTGTTTGCTTTCTTAATCTTTTTCTGCAAACGAGTTCCGCTTTCAAAAATAAATTGTTAGTTGGTTTCTTCAGTTTTCAAACAGTGATGCAATTTTTTTGATTTCTTGATTCTATGTTTCCTAATTGCACCACAATTGCGTGTTTGGGACACTCATGTTCATTATTGACTTTAAAGATACCATTGACGTCATAAGTAGAAGCCATTGCTGCAGCTGCAAAAACAAGGATGAAGACGAGGCTGCAAAAACAAGGATGAAGACGAGGTTGAAGTCTTCTTCTATTCACCAACTGTAGcttctgaatgggcagaacacaatgcttgtaaacggtggtgataacagggaccctaacctcttatttatacaagtactagtcctaagaatcctcccataaaggttttccttaAGAATCAAGTCTTGTATCTAAGaatcctaatgcatcacagtttaggactttcttgtagtccaattaatggattcctaatccaatgataaatacactatcacattagatatctaggttgattcttttccaAATCCATGTTGTATACGATTTAATGTATTTGATGGTTTCCTTGTTACTCTAGGATAACTTGTGATGAGTCCACTTTTGAtctaacaatctcccacttggactatcacTGGTTATCAAGGACAACCAAAACTGAATAACATTAACTCGTTCACAACCAACTGTAGTGTGCACCAGAATAAGGAAAAGTCTCAAAATCCATTCAACATGGTCAAAACACAGTAGcttatgcagagcaaggaaaagcatacattttaacaaaaatgcagcacTTCCAGACCACTATCATAAGCTCCTGCATTCCACATATGCTATTAAAACAAAAGATGCAGTATATGAACATCGCGTATTACCAGAAGATCATATACCTGAATGGTCCAACTGAATGTTTCAAAATGAAACTCAAGCATAACTAAAAACACTGATGGTCTTAATGCTTGTACTTTAAACTGAAGGAACATGTTCACTGAAGTTACAAGACCATCTGACATTTAGGTaaatcaagaacacaaaataaaagttgCAGAGAATTTTAATAAAATTGTAGTAACACAATTTGAATGAAATACCTCGAGAATTTTTATTGATAATCAAAAGTTCAATAATACATAAATTGTGATAACTGAACTGAAATCACAACTATCAAAAAATACATAGAACTCAGAAAATTACAAAACTTATAATTATTTGCTCTTAGCTAAATTTggcttgtttggctccaattttgctgcagctggtcaacagtctcttttctgcgcgggcgtgccagcaccgttcgggtgcggtcgtcggggatgtcccttgacctgacttcttttcaagcgattgtagacgaggagagcaccaacctcgtcgtgggattctttctgcctcgtggtgaggactttgctgaagtttcttcttgttaacacaatcgatactcaatattgtagatcgagcagagcgacatcaccgggaattgttgagatcttgctaaagcgtgactttagcttggctgggttgctagggcgttacccttgcttggctggttctgtaaccgttgtggtcgcggcactaccgtcggctcccgaggagactaagaccgaagcacgttgacaaagggtttggtggcactgaaagtcggcttctgagaagactaggactaggagtgtgatcaccggtaagagaaagagaaagagaaagagagggagaggagttgctcttagagaggtttgctttagagagaacttagatcatcttagagatgttgttgttgaatgtaaATGTgcgtcttagaatgagaggagaaggtgtttatatagggaagaaaaagaagagtgaaatgatgagtggaagaaaaataatgaaagtagatctaagttctcttgtaaaatatggaaaagatagagaaaagatggaatgaaagcaaagcatgaaggtgcagcaacatggaagtggtgatgatctattaaagagattgtcttgaaaaatatatccaaggaaaaagaagaaaagcatctagctttcttcatgtgggtaggaaacatgaacatgtgaatattgagctggttttaggtcagtttctgcccctttattccttcaattatttctccaacaagaattccgattttgaccgtgacctcttcataacaaatgttccactatgagtgtagatcaccctggtcaaatttcagagcttttcatatagtggttgggccggaaacgctgctggacctcttacaggtccagttttccagttttgcttctgcaaaagattggactgattgtttgaaggccttccactcaaaaatatctctggcactcttcataagaaatgatccttgggctgtctagaatggatctggaaagtttcagctcatttagatttcatttggttagtctgccgcccctccttccttgtttagctcggtttctcctagccgaagtaggaaaatgtgctaaagttgacttttcatgtttccatgcttccatagtaggctttatttagcctctaaatatatatttcgagcttgtcgacaaaatatagcttgagccactgacattggctcaatttctccaacacatgccttgtcaggccaaaatgttcattttgggtccaaacattgccccccagacctcgaagtcaaaggtcctcgtcttgactgaagaggtcttgaatcaacactactcttataatgtttttgctccaaagccacttgtattggcttgactgataatacttgactgattccatataggcctctaaataggccataaagcttgaatgccacaatctggattgcctttgtcatgaactgacgcttcctttgccaactttattgccccccatggatctggccaaacttgggcaggttgtaggagatcagaactttagcgtgccccccatgcgaaggagactgcttttgatcgcgaatgaggatccttctcttccttggtggtagcttcgccatgtgtatagcaacatgtatctgccttgttcgccggctctctgttgattttctcaaatgcaGGTGTTGAAGCCGCTTTCTTgcctagatcaaggcctatagtacttggcgaaataagatccagaatagcaaactgtttgctgtcatttaatccttcgcgagtc
This region includes:
- the LOC133719872 gene encoding uncharacterized protein LOC133719872; this encodes MSFLTNLQALYLNYCLNIIDMSVIGELHKLEILSMRENALKEMSREIGQLTNLRMLDVSAQCIRTIRSKVISKLHKLEELYMQCGFWDWVSKIDGEGQKTNIGFDEIAGLSYLSTLKVCISDANCIPKSVEVEPNWVYFDISTCHGHISERIIENFRSDDSGHNCRSLSLSRTDTTIGAFPDWFVNTAVKNTERLRYEECKGLSNILVEYDHGRLHGLKVLSVIGRCESLKELMNAITCVPDKPVFENMEELHLKELNDLEELCVGELPPGSLCSLKLLEVRRCCNLGNVLLPSKLLQKLPSLEKLLCSDTKVEYLFGCEGFEPDQINLREMELQDLHVVRGICNGPAPR